The following are encoded together in the Edaphobacter lichenicola genome:
- a CDS encoding xanthine dehydrogenase family protein molybdopterin-binding subunit, translated as MTSQPQIVGSSPIRKEGRDKVLGRAQYVDDITLPGMWFGATVRSTIPRGRITSIAFDPTIPWNEYTIVSAADIPGENCIVHLTKDHPCLAVTHVNHAEEPILLLAHPNRSVLPAAVAAVHITYEELPAIYSIEDSEKKDQIIWGEGEQANTFKTYLMQKDQKPIPDEIWQTADYIVEGEYRTGAQEQLYIENNGVIAEYDTEKGVTVRGSMQCPYYLVHALELVFNLPAEKCRVIQTETGGAFGGKEDFPSVIGSHAALLAMKSGHPVKLCYDRAEDMAATTKRHPSRTRHRTAVSKDGKLLAGEIDFAIDGGAYATLSPVVLSRGTIHAPGPYHWPHLTVRAKAVATNIPPHGAFRGFGAPQSIFALERHMDKIAKVVGLTPEELRRRNFLGTGGHTATGQLLKDPVDMQHLLTRALEESNYHAKREQFDRENPTSTIKRGIGFASFFHGAGFTGSGERRLNSLVEIELTPEGQPRLLVSSTEFGQGTNTILCQIAAQTLHLPYDQILIAQPDTGQVPNSGPTVASRTAMVVGKLVERAAQSLLATLAPFSSSRSATGGSAVASEPPHDFSPEDFRPAALHYLAEHGSLKTEARYQSPGDIFWDDETYSGEAYPAYAWAVYVAEVAVDTTTYSASVTNFYALQEVGKVLHPILAAGQIEGGVAQGVGYALYEKCIWNNGRLANNQMTNYIMPTSADVPPIHVTFEEIPSPHGAFGAKGIGELPMDGPAPAILNAIEHATGIAFTEIPLLPEDIFERMTSAPGAGSESLDPAIAGPVFSEATA; from the coding sequence ATGACCAGCCAGCCTCAGATCGTTGGCAGCTCCCCCATCCGCAAAGAGGGACGAGACAAGGTCCTCGGCCGCGCCCAGTACGTCGACGACATCACCCTCCCCGGCATGTGGTTCGGAGCCACCGTCCGCAGCACCATCCCCCGCGGCCGCATCACCTCCATCGCCTTCGACCCCACCATCCCCTGGAACGAATACACCATCGTCTCCGCCGCCGACATCCCCGGCGAAAACTGCATCGTCCACCTCACCAAAGACCACCCCTGCCTCGCCGTCACCCACGTCAACCACGCCGAAGAGCCCATCCTCCTCCTAGCCCACCCCAACCGCTCCGTACTCCCCGCCGCCGTAGCCGCGGTCCACATCACCTACGAAGAACTCCCCGCCATCTACTCGATAGAAGACTCCGAAAAAAAAGACCAGATCATTTGGGGGGAAGGCGAGCAAGCCAACACCTTCAAGACCTACCTCATGCAGAAGGACCAGAAGCCGATCCCCGACGAGATCTGGCAGACCGCCGACTACATCGTCGAAGGCGAGTACCGCACCGGAGCCCAGGAGCAGCTCTACATCGAGAACAACGGAGTCATCGCCGAGTACGACACAGAGAAGGGAGTCACGGTAAGAGGCTCGATGCAGTGCCCGTACTACCTCGTCCACGCCCTCGAGCTGGTCTTCAACCTCCCCGCCGAGAAGTGCCGAGTCATCCAGACCGAGACCGGCGGAGCCTTCGGCGGCAAGGAGGACTTCCCCTCCGTCATCGGCAGCCACGCCGCCCTCCTCGCCATGAAGTCGGGCCACCCCGTCAAGCTCTGCTACGACCGCGCCGAAGACATGGCCGCCACCACCAAACGCCACCCCAGCCGCACCCGCCACCGCACCGCCGTCAGCAAGGACGGCAAGCTCCTCGCCGGCGAGATAGACTTCGCCATCGACGGTGGAGCCTACGCCACCCTCTCCCCTGTAGTCCTCTCCCGAGGCACCATCCACGCCCCCGGCCCCTACCACTGGCCCCACCTCACCGTCCGCGCCAAAGCCGTGGCAACAAATATTCCGCCCCACGGGGCCTTCCGCGGCTTCGGCGCACCGCAAAGCATCTTTGCGCTCGAACGCCACATGGACAAGATTGCAAAGGTAGTCGGACTCACACCGGAAGAGCTGCGCCGCCGCAACTTCCTGGGCACCGGCGGCCACACCGCAACCGGACAGCTCCTCAAAGACCCCGTCGATATGCAGCACCTGCTCACGCGAGCACTCGAAGAGTCCAACTACCACGCCAAACGCGAGCAGTTCGACCGCGAGAACCCAACCAGCACCATCAAGCGCGGCATAGGCTTCGCCTCCTTCTTCCACGGCGCAGGCTTCACCGGCTCCGGCGAGCGCCGCCTCAACTCCCTCGTCGAGATCGAGCTCACACCCGAAGGCCAACCCCGCCTCCTCGTCTCCTCCACCGAGTTCGGCCAGGGCACCAACACCATCCTCTGCCAGATCGCCGCCCAGACCCTCCACCTCCCCTACGACCAGATCCTCATCGCCCAACCCGACACCGGCCAAGTCCCTAACTCCGGCCCCACCGTAGCCAGCCGCACCGCTATGGTGGTCGGCAAACTCGTTGAACGCGCCGCGCAGTCCCTCCTCGCCACACTCGCTCCTTTTTCGTCATCCCGCAGCGCAACGGGGGGATCTGCCGTTGCCTCCGAGCCGCCTCACGACTTCAGCCCCGAAGACTTCCGCCCCGCGGCGCTCCACTATCTCGCCGAGCACGGCTCCCTCAAAACCGAGGCACGCTACCAGTCTCCCGGCGACATCTTCTGGGACGACGAGACCTACAGCGGCGAAGCCTATCCCGCCTACGCCTGGGCCGTCTACGTCGCCGAGGTCGCCGTCGACACCACCACCTACTCGGCAAGCGTGACCAACTTTTACGCCCTGCAGGAAGTAGGAAAGGTCCTTCACCCAATCCTCGCCGCCGGCCAGATCGAAGGCGGAGTTGCCCAGGGCGTCGGCTACGCGCTCTACGAAAAATGCATCTGGAACAACGGCCGTCTTGCCAACAACCAGATGACCAACTACATCATGCCCACCAGCGCCGATGTACCGCCCATCCACGTCACCTTCGAAGAGATTCCAAGTCCCCACGGAGCCTTCGGCGCTAAAGGCATCGGCGAACTCCCCATGGACGGGCCCGCACCCGCCATCCTCAACGCCATCGAGCACGCCACCGGCATCGCCTTCACCGAAATCCCAC